One genomic window of Agarivorans sp. Alg241-V36 includes the following:
- the fldB gene encoding flavodoxin FldB: MRIGLFFGSSTCYTEMAAEKIIAEFADHDIDMFNIKDCDVAQMHDYSLLILGISTWDYGELQEDWEAVWDNLEGLDFKNKTIALFGLGDQVGYSEWFLDAMGLLFEQLAPSGANFIGFWPNQGYEFEASKALTEDGEFFYGLALDDEHQYELSDQRIQQWCGQLKQELAELQAP, encoded by the coding sequence ATGCGCATTGGCCTGTTCTTCGGCTCATCTACCTGTTACACCGAAATGGCAGCGGAAAAAATTATCGCTGAATTTGCCGACCATGATATCGACATGTTCAATATTAAAGATTGCGACGTAGCCCAAATGCACGACTACTCGCTACTTATTCTTGGCATATCCACTTGGGATTATGGCGAATTACAAGAAGATTGGGAAGCCGTATGGGATAACCTTGAAGGGCTTGATTTTAAAAACAAAACCATTGCCCTGTTTGGTCTTGGTGATCAGGTGGGTTACAGCGAATGGTTTTTAGATGCCATGGGCTTGTTGTTTGAACAGCTGGCACCCTCTGGTGCCAACTTTATTGGCTTTTGGCCAAACCAAGGCTACGAATTTGAAGCCTCCAAAGCTCTCACCGAAGATGGCGAATTCTTTTATGGCTTAGCGCTAGATGATGAACATCAATACGAGTTAAGCGACCAACGCATTCAACAGTGGTGCGGGCAATTAAAGCAAGAGCTCGCCGAACTGCAAGCACCTTAA
- a CDS encoding methyl-accepting chemotaxis protein, whose protein sequence is MKEVPFRWIDRFNIHLTLQEKFLLMFVFPMLALVAILLIVSSNVEQHLQEVHQQEAQLLSQVIKAEPEELRALLSKAGYTLRGNNVSSQHHNTSIFGLFSGLQYASIAAILFVAGLLFYYVMTFIGGAMYQIHNALDLLAKGDLTKRLNYFPVRDEFSSIAIIIDKVAEREHQLVSETNASNAMVKDLCDQLNQTSEQCNSVSVQQQDRVDSLASAIEQMVVTIRNVAANANDTAEQTTQANQATSAGQQNVELTVEAIDQLMADVQRAEQAVTQLEKRTQDIGAVVTTINSISEQTNLLALNAAIEAARAGEQGRGFAVVADEVRSLAGRAQQATVEIQSMIEELQSTSLGLSSTVKESVQRGETSKQMMGGVHQTIADIHQRTDTVSAKISEIATASEQQGVVATGISEDTHQLRDQTVLVTELVQGSDQAIKSLLERVEVLEQLTKELKV, encoded by the coding sequence ATGAAAGAAGTCCCATTTAGGTGGATTGACCGCTTTAATATTCACCTTACCTTGCAGGAAAAATTTCTACTGATGTTCGTATTCCCTATGCTGGCTTTGGTAGCAATCTTGTTGATTGTGTCTAGTAATGTAGAGCAACACTTGCAAGAAGTTCATCAACAAGAGGCCCAGCTGTTAAGCCAAGTGATTAAGGCTGAGCCAGAAGAGCTGCGAGCCTTGCTATCGAAAGCGGGTTATACATTGCGTGGCAATAATGTGAGCTCTCAGCACCACAACACCTCCATTTTTGGCTTATTTTCCGGGCTGCAATACGCCAGTATTGCTGCAATATTATTTGTTGCGGGTTTGCTGTTTTACTACGTCATGACCTTTATTGGCGGGGCAATGTATCAAATTCACAATGCTTTAGATTTGTTAGCCAAGGGCGATTTAACCAAGCGACTCAATTACTTTCCGGTGCGTGACGAGTTTAGCTCCATTGCGATCATTATTGATAAGGTGGCAGAGCGTGAACACCAACTAGTGAGCGAAACTAATGCCAGTAACGCCATGGTTAAAGACTTATGTGATCAACTCAATCAAACCAGTGAGCAATGCAATAGTGTAAGTGTGCAACAGCAAGACCGAGTTGACTCTTTAGCCAGTGCCATCGAGCAAATGGTGGTAACGATTCGCAATGTGGCCGCCAATGCCAATGACACCGCCGAGCAAACTACCCAGGCTAATCAAGCCACTAGTGCAGGCCAGCAAAATGTTGAGCTTACCGTGGAGGCTATTGATCAACTAATGGCTGATGTACAGCGCGCCGAACAAGCGGTAACTCAATTGGAAAAGCGTACTCAAGATATTGGTGCAGTGGTTACCACCATTAATTCTATTTCTGAACAAACCAATCTGTTGGCATTAAATGCCGCGATTGAAGCTGCCCGCGCTGGTGAGCAAGGGCGTGGTTTTGCCGTTGTTGCAGATGAAGTTCGCAGCTTAGCTGGGCGTGCACAGCAGGCCACTGTTGAGATCCAATCAATGATTGAAGAGCTGCAATCTACCAGCCTTGGCCTAAGTTCAACGGTTAAAGAAAGCGTACAACGCGGTGAAACCAGTAAGCAGATGATGGGCGGTGTGCATCAAACAATTGCCGACATCCATCAGCGCACCGATACGGTTTCGGCCAAAATTTCAGAAATTGCTACAGCCTCAGAGCAACAAGGGGTGGTTGCTACAGGCATCTCTGAAGATACTCATCAGTTACGTGATCAAACTGTATTGGTAACAGAGTTAGTTCAAGGCTCAGATCAAGCGATTAAATCGCTGCTGGAAAGGGTAGAAGTACTAGAACAGCTTACTAAAGAGTTAAAGGTTTAG
- the brnQ gene encoding branched-chain amino acid transport system II carrier protein produces MTKPLGSWNTLSLGMMVFAFFLGAGNLIFPPMAGMLAGDNLAMSMLGFLATAVGLPLLGLLAIAKAGGGIVHLGRYLPSKVANFIALAIYLVLVPMFGIPRTCLVAYELGLVPLVESASQLTLIAYSSFYFIAALFFILRRGGLIDTVGKIITPLLVICIAVIGVSVFSNPFAEIADAQKGFADMPFGQGFIDGYNTMDALAALMFGVLMIDALNSKGVTGKGEQFGYLVKASIIAAIGLTLFYVVLFYLGATATGVAPEAKNGGEIIVAYVGVLFGAKGQLLLTAIVSLACFTTAIGGISSFSTYVSDNSKFSYKLTAIITAACCALVANIGLNQLLVVSIPILIGIYPVAVALIAFNLLVDWFNRPQMAARLIIGVAAIFGILDAIKATGVNMDAFNVLPGFSQGFAWLLPTFAAVLVSIFARPSKQAVVETA; encoded by the coding sequence GTGACCAAACCACTTGGATCATGGAATACATTAAGCTTAGGGATGATGGTATTCGCCTTTTTTTTAGGCGCCGGTAATTTGATTTTTCCACCTATGGCAGGCATGTTAGCGGGCGATAATCTTGCTATGTCGATGCTTGGCTTTTTGGCCACTGCAGTAGGTTTACCGTTACTTGGCTTGCTGGCGATTGCAAAAGCGGGTGGCGGCATTGTGCACCTTGGGCGTTATTTACCCTCTAAGGTGGCCAACTTTATTGCGCTAGCCATTTATTTGGTATTGGTGCCTATGTTTGGTATTCCCCGTACATGTTTGGTGGCCTACGAGCTAGGTTTGGTACCATTAGTAGAGAGCGCTAGTCAGCTAACCTTAATAGCTTACTCCTCGTTTTATTTTATTGCGGCGCTGTTTTTCATTCTGCGCCGTGGTGGTTTGATTGATACCGTGGGCAAAATTATCACCCCTTTACTGGTAATTTGTATTGCTGTTATTGGTGTGAGTGTATTTAGTAATCCTTTTGCTGAAATCGCCGATGCGCAAAAAGGCTTTGCCGACATGCCATTTGGTCAAGGTTTTATCGATGGTTATAACACTATGGATGCCTTGGCTGCGTTAATGTTTGGTGTATTGATGATTGATGCGCTAAACAGCAAAGGTGTTACCGGTAAAGGTGAGCAATTTGGCTATTTAGTTAAGGCTAGCATCATCGCGGCCATCGGCTTAACTCTGTTTTATGTGGTGCTGTTCTATTTGGGTGCTACTGCAACTGGTGTAGCGCCAGAGGCGAAAAATGGTGGCGAGATTATTGTTGCTTATGTTGGCGTACTGTTTGGCGCTAAAGGTCAGCTGTTACTTACGGCAATTGTGAGTTTGGCCTGCTTTACTACCGCCATTGGTGGTATCTCGTCGTTCTCAACTTATGTCAGTGATAACAGCAAATTCTCATATAAGCTTACCGCGATTATCACTGCCGCTTGTTGTGCATTGGTTGCCAACATTGGTTTAAATCAATTGCTAGTGGTGTCTATTCCTATTCTTATCGGTATCTATCCAGTAGCGGTAGCGCTCATTGCCTTTAACTTGTTGGTTGATTGGTTTAATCGCCCGCAAATGGCGGCTCGTTTAATCATTGGTGTGGCGGCTATTTTTGGCATACTCGATGCGATTAAAGCGACTGGTGTGAATATGGATGCCTTTAATGTTCTGCCTGGCTTCTCTCAGGGTTTTGCTTGGCTACTGCCTACTTTTGCGGCGGTATTGGTGAGTATATTTGCTCGTCCAAGCAAACAAGCCGTGGTAGAAACCGCCTAG
- a CDS encoding tRNA1(Val) (adenine(37)-N6)-methyltransferase: MIDHNQRPGFTFKQFHVAHDQCAMKVGTDGILLAAWLNLANAKRILDVGTGTGLISLIMAQRCQGRARIDAIDIEPDAVEQAKLNVANSPWPNAIQVALSSMQDYQAAHSYDLIVSNPPYFPAGQSFEQKRQQARHNGSLDAQQFFLSLTELSHSNTELALVLPCDVAEHWQQHALRNNWYLIQQADVQSVTSKPAIRSLLRFSKLQLQPVKKEQILIYQADNAYSKQYVELCRDLYLKM; this comes from the coding sequence GTGATCGATCATAATCAGCGTCCTGGATTTACCTTTAAGCAGTTTCATGTGGCTCATGATCAATGTGCTATGAAGGTTGGCACCGACGGGATCCTATTGGCTGCGTGGCTTAATCTTGCTAATGCGAAACGGATATTGGATGTGGGAACCGGTACAGGTTTAATTAGTTTGATTATGGCGCAGCGTTGTCAAGGAAGGGCAAGGATTGATGCTATCGATATTGAACCTGATGCCGTTGAGCAAGCAAAACTAAATGTAGCAAACTCACCTTGGCCAAATGCTATCCAAGTAGCGTTAAGCAGTATGCAAGACTACCAAGCAGCGCACAGCTATGATCTGATTGTTTCTAACCCGCCTTATTTCCCCGCTGGACAGAGTTTTGAACAAAAGCGCCAGCAGGCTAGGCACAATGGCTCTTTGGATGCTCAACAGTTCTTTTTGTCGTTAACTGAGCTGAGCCACTCAAACACCGAGCTTGCCCTAGTGCTACCGTGCGATGTCGCCGAGCACTGGCAACAGCATGCTCTGCGCAACAATTGGTATTTAATCCAACAAGCAGATGTTCAATCAGTAACCAGCAAACCCGCTATTCGTAGCTTGTTGCGTTTCTCCAAGCTGCAATTGCAGCCAGTTAAAAAAGAGCAAATCCTTATCTATCAAGCAGATAACGCTTATAGCAAACAGTATGTTGAATTGTGTAGAGACTTGTACTTAAAAATGTAG
- the srmB gene encoding ATP-dependent RNA helicase SrmB: MTFEDLDLDPQILAAVSDMSLQKATSIQQQTIPAMLDGRDVLASAPTGTGKTLGFLLPAIQHLLDYPRRKAGPGRVLILTPTRELAMQVAEQARLATAHTKLTTIDITGGVKYDVHAEQLKGNIDIVIATPGRLMEYITYKVFDTQAIEVLILDEADRMLDMGFIKDMETISDATSERSQTALFSATLEGSGLLRFADKVMQDPVQIEVEPPRRERAKIQQILHFCDDAAHKYQLLRHYLLNEEIERCVVFVKTRDRLYALAEQLQSDEIKASYLRGEMAQDKRNQAMQAFRDGEVKILIATDVAARGLDVPEISHVFNYDMPRTPDVYVHRIGRTARAGRKGMAINLVEAHDMGALAKAERYTEEPIKRRVVDGLRPTHRVAAPPAKKKKPKTVEAKKAAKKKAKGRAKKLAKKAKK, encoded by the coding sequence ATGACCTTCGAAGACCTCGACCTAGACCCGCAGATCCTTGCTGCAGTAAGCGATATGAGCTTGCAAAAAGCCACCTCTATTCAGCAGCAAACCATTCCGGCAATGCTTGATGGTCGAGATGTACTTGCTTCTGCGCCCACTGGCACAGGCAAAACCTTAGGTTTTTTACTGCCGGCTATTCAGCACTTACTGGATTACCCACGCCGCAAAGCAGGGCCTGGTCGAGTACTTATTCTCACCCCTACTCGCGAGCTTGCCATGCAAGTGGCCGAGCAAGCGCGCTTAGCCACTGCACACACCAAGTTAACCACCATCGATATCACCGGTGGGGTTAAATACGATGTACACGCGGAGCAGCTAAAGGGCAATATTGATATTGTAATTGCCACCCCAGGCCGCCTGATGGAATACATCACTTACAAGGTATTTGATACTCAAGCGATTGAAGTACTAATACTTGATGAAGCCGATCGCATGTTAGACATGGGCTTTATTAAAGATATGGAAACTATTAGCGACGCCACCAGTGAGCGCAGCCAAACGGCTCTGTTTTCTGCCACCTTGGAAGGCTCTGGTTTATTACGTTTTGCCGACAAAGTAATGCAAGACCCAGTACAAATTGAAGTAGAGCCACCTCGTCGCGAGCGAGCTAAAATTCAGCAAATCTTGCACTTCTGTGATGATGCCGCTCATAAATACCAATTATTGCGCCACTACTTGCTTAACGAAGAGATTGAACGTTGTGTGGTATTTGTAAAAACCCGCGACCGTTTATATGCCCTAGCCGAGCAGCTACAAAGCGATGAGATTAAAGCATCGTATCTACGTGGTGAAATGGCCCAAGACAAACGCAATCAAGCTATGCAAGCCTTTAGAGACGGTGAAGTGAAGATCCTCATCGCAACCGATGTGGCCGCTCGAGGCTTAGACGTACCTGAAATTAGTCATGTATTTAACTATGACATGCCACGCACACCAGATGTTTACGTTCACCGAATTGGCCGCACAGCCCGTGCTGGTCGTAAAGGTATGGCGATTAACTTGGTTGAAGCACATGACATGGGCGCGTTAGCAAAAGCTGAGCGCTATACCGAAGAACCAATTAAACGCCGAGTGGTTGATGGCTTACGCCCTACTCATCGGGTTGCTGCGCCGCCAGCGAAGAAGAAAAAACCTAAAACCGTTGAAGCTAAAAAAGCCGCTAAGAAAAAAGCCAAGGGTCGCGCTAAAAAATTAGCTAAAAAAGCCAAAAAATAG
- a CDS encoding OmpA family protein: protein MKNKIAVVLALVGAASLSGCSTPPEGDIRVLCPIVGGGFGAAVGGGAGMVGGAVVGGLICADYDGDGDGVANSVDECPDTPAGAPVNERGCEIVEEVIVEEVIVEEVVVEEVVEEEIVEEVVVVAAVAAVLIPESCEQYVMVEDDKVVGFEHILFGFNKDEYDADEQEKLDCIAKTVIANDLKIDVAGHTDNVGSDEYNYELSKRRAHNVGVALLAAGVTRDAAVEEGKGIAAPIASNATEEGRAHNRRVEVRVYN, encoded by the coding sequence ATGAAAAATAAGATTGCAGTGGTATTAGCGCTAGTTGGCGCAGCGTCATTATCAGGGTGTTCAACTCCTCCAGAAGGAGATATTAGGGTTCTGTGTCCTATAGTTGGAGGCGGGTTTGGTGCTGCTGTGGGCGGTGGTGCAGGCATGGTTGGTGGTGCAGTTGTTGGTGGTTTAATTTGTGCTGATTATGATGGGGACGGTGACGGCGTTGCCAACAGTGTTGATGAATGCCCCGACACACCGGCTGGTGCACCAGTTAATGAACGTGGTTGTGAAATCGTCGAAGAAGTGATTGTCGAAGAAGTGATTGTTGAAGAAGTTGTTGTAGAAGAAGTTGTTGAGGAAGAGATTGTAGAAGAAGTGGTGGTAGTGGCCGCAGTTGCTGCAGTGTTGATTCCAGAATCATGTGAACAATATGTGATGGTTGAAGATGACAAAGTGGTTGGCTTTGAGCACATCTTGTTTGGTTTTAACAAAGATGAATACGACGCAGACGAGCAAGAGAAACTGGATTGTATCGCTAAGACCGTTATAGCCAATGATCTAAAAATTGATGTAGCTGGTCATACCGATAATGTCGGTAGTGATGAATATAACTATGAGCTTAGTAAGCGCCGAGCCCATAACGTTGGTGTTGCATTGTTAGCTGCTGGTGTAACCAGAGATGCGGCTGTTGAAGAAGGTAAAGGCATTGCAGCCCCCATTGCTTCAAATGCTACTGAAGAAGGTCGAGCTCATAACCGCCGCGTAGAAGTGCGCGTTTATAACTAA
- the yaaA gene encoding peroxide stress protein YaaA, with protein sequence MLAVISPAKTLDFSSELASYSSSRPELLEHSAELIDVARQLSPADIASLMKISDKLAGLNAARFAEWTKDLPEVLARPAVFAFKGDVYTGLDAASLSAEQLDYAQKHLRILSGLYGLLRPMDLMMAYRLEMGIKLANERGTNLYQFWGAIITEKLNQALAEQGDNVLVNLASNEYFKAVKPKLLNGTVITPVFKEQKNGQYKIISFYAKKARGLMARYMFDKQVTTLEQLSQFDYQGYYFDEASSDASTLVFLRDEAE encoded by the coding sequence ATGTTAGCGGTTATTTCACCAGCTAAAACCTTGGATTTTAGTTCTGAGTTAGCGAGTTACTCATCTTCTCGCCCTGAGCTGCTTGAGCATAGTGCCGAGCTAATCGATGTAGCTAGGCAGCTAAGCCCAGCCGACATCGCTAGCTTGATGAAAATTAGTGATAAATTGGCCGGCTTAAATGCCGCCCGTTTTGCTGAATGGACCAAGGACTTACCAGAAGTTTTAGCGCGCCCGGCAGTATTTGCTTTTAAAGGCGATGTTTACACTGGCTTAGATGCGGCAAGCTTAAGTGCAGAGCAATTAGACTATGCCCAGAAGCATTTGCGGATCTTGTCCGGCCTTTATGGTTTGTTGCGTCCCATGGATTTGATGATGGCTTATCGCTTAGAAATGGGCATTAAGCTGGCCAATGAAAGAGGGACAAACTTGTATCAGTTTTGGGGAGCGATTATCACCGAGAAACTGAATCAAGCCTTAGCTGAGCAAGGTGATAATGTCCTGGTTAATTTAGCCTCTAATGAGTACTTTAAAGCAGTTAAGCCCAAGCTTTTGAACGGCACGGTTATTACCCCTGTATTTAAAGAACAAAAGAACGGCCAATATAAGATCATTAGCTTTTATGCCAAAAAAGCCCGTGGTCTAATGGCGCGTTATATGTTTGACAAACAAGTTACAACTTTAGAGCAGCTGAGCCAGTTTGATTACCAAGGTTATTATTTTGATGAAGCTAGCTCAGACGCTAGCACCTTGGTGTTTTTGCGCGATGAGGCTGAGTAA
- a CDS encoding PilT/PilU family type 4a pilus ATPase, with product MLLDELLSDMSDRKASDLYLSVGVPPSAKVSGRLTPLNEQKLMPEHVMDMLADIRTEAQLEAFVTGREANFAIARQGLGRYRVSAFYQREQPSMVIRRIETDIPSFEQLQLPQILKEVGMSKRGLILFVGATGAGKSTTQASMIDYRNHNSSGHILTIEDPVEFMHKHAGCIVNQREVGIDTPSFDEALKNSLRQAPDVILIGEIRTRETMEFALQFSETGHLCMATLHANNANQALDRIMHLVPEERHRQLCFDLSFNLRAIVAQQLVPTKDGNGRRGVFEILLNTPLAADLIRKGDMHKLKELMSKSREQGMLTFDQSLFELYESGVIGYTEAIAHADSPNDLRLMIKLHGTEKSNNLDSGMLDGVTVDF from the coding sequence ATGTTACTCGATGAGCTATTAAGCGATATGTCGGATCGTAAAGCATCCGATTTGTATTTATCGGTTGGCGTGCCGCCTAGTGCAAAGGTGAGTGGTAGATTAACACCACTGAATGAGCAAAAACTGATGCCTGAGCATGTGATGGATATGCTGGCTGACATTCGCACAGAAGCTCAGTTAGAGGCCTTTGTTACTGGCCGCGAGGCAAACTTTGCTATCGCTCGGCAAGGCTTGGGCCGCTACCGTGTGAGTGCCTTTTATCAACGTGAACAACCAAGCATGGTGATTCGTCGTATTGAAACGGATATTCCTAGTTTTGAGCAGCTGCAATTGCCGCAGATTCTCAAAGAAGTGGGCATGTCTAAGCGCGGATTGATTCTGTTTGTTGGTGCGACTGGTGCCGGTAAGTCAACCACTCAGGCCAGTATGATTGACTACCGTAATCATAATTCCAGTGGGCATATTCTTACCATTGAAGATCCGGTGGAATTCATGCATAAACATGCCGGTTGTATTGTTAACCAGCGTGAAGTGGGCATTGATACGCCGTCGTTTGATGAAGCCTTGAAGAACTCATTGCGTCAAGCACCCGATGTGATTCTAATTGGTGAGATCCGTACCCGTGAGACCATGGAGTTTGCTTTGCAATTCTCCGAAACGGGTCACTTATGTATGGCTACCTTGCACGCCAACAACGCGAACCAAGCCCTCGACCGAATCATGCACTTAGTGCCAGAAGAGCGCCATCGTCAATTGTGTTTTGACTTATCGTTCAATCTGCGGGCGATTGTGGCTCAGCAGTTGGTGCCTACCAAAGATGGCAATGGCCGCCGCGGGGTATTTGAAATTTTACTTAATACGCCATTAGCTGCAGATTTGATTCGTAAAGGCGATATGCACAAGCTGAAAGAGTTAATGAGTAAATCGCGCGAGCAGGGTATGTTAACCTTCGACCAAAGCTTGTTTGAATTGTACGAAAGTGGGGTAATTGGCTATACCGAAGCCATTGCCCATGCCGATTCGCCAAACGATCTTCGTTTGATGATTAAATTGCATGGCACTGAAAAATCGAATAATTTAGACAGCGGAATGTTAGACGGTGTAACCGTCGATTTTTAA
- a CDS encoding type IV pilus twitching motility protein PilT: protein MDVTELLAFSVKHNASDLHLSAELPPMIRVDGEVRKINVPALEHKQVHSLIYDIMNDKQRKEYEENLEIDFSFEVPGTARFRVNAFQQSRGAAAVFRTIPSEVLSLDQLGAPAIFRQIAEHPRGLVLVTGPTGSGKSTTLAAMIDYVNEQRHEHILTIEDPIEFVHKNKNCLINQREVHRDTHSFNNALRSALREDPDIILVGELRDLETIRLALTAAETGHLVFGTLHTTSAAKTIDRVIDVFPAAEKDMVRSMLSESLRAVIAQTLLKKLGGGRVAAHEIMTGIPAIRNLIREDKVAQMYSVIQTGMAHGMQTLDQNLKELVNQGMVSYEDAKLKAADPNNF, encoded by the coding sequence ATGGATGTTACTGAATTACTGGCCTTTAGTGTAAAACATAACGCGTCGGATCTACACCTATCTGCAGAATTGCCACCGATGATTCGGGTAGACGGCGAAGTACGTAAAATTAACGTACCGGCACTAGAGCACAAACAAGTTCATAGCCTGATCTACGACATTATGAACGATAAGCAACGTAAAGAGTACGAAGAAAACCTCGAGATTGACTTCTCGTTTGAGGTACCCGGTACAGCGCGTTTTCGTGTGAATGCCTTCCAACAGAGCCGCGGCGCTGCAGCGGTATTTCGTACCATTCCTTCAGAAGTATTGAGCTTAGACCAACTGGGGGCACCGGCTATTTTTAGGCAAATTGCTGAACACCCTCGTGGTTTAGTGTTGGTAACGGGGCCTACGGGTTCGGGTAAATCCACTACTTTGGCGGCGATGATTGATTACGTGAACGAGCAACGTCACGAGCATATTCTTACCATTGAAGACCCGATCGAATTTGTCCACAAAAACAAAAACTGTTTGATTAACCAACGTGAAGTGCACCGTGATACGCACAGCTTTAATAACGCACTACGTTCTGCACTTCGTGAAGATCCAGATATCATTCTGGTAGGTGAATTACGTGACTTAGAGACCATTCGCCTGGCACTAACCGCAGCAGAAACGGGTCACTTAGTTTTTGGCACTTTGCACACCACCTCGGCGGCTAAAACCATTGACCGTGTGATTGATGTATTCCCAGCAGCCGAAAAAGACATGGTGCGTTCAATGTTATCTGAATCACTACGTGCGGTAATTGCCCAAACCCTGCTTAAAAAGTTAGGCGGCGGACGAGTTGCTGCTCATGAGATCATGACCGGTATTCCAGCTATTCGTAACTTGATTCGTGAAGATAAAGTCGCGCAAATGTATTCGGTTATTCAAACCGGTATGGCGCACGGCATGCAGACCCTGGATCAAAACTTAAAAGAGTTGGTGAACCAAGGCATGGTGTCTTATGAAGACGCTAAACTTAAAGCTGCAGATCCAAATAACTTCTAG
- a CDS encoding YggS family pyridoxal phosphate-dependent enzyme, with the protein MSSITQALQFVNQEIQQALAKAHRPADAVDLLAVSKTKPLNDIATAYQAGQRSFGENYVQEGVDKIIESQQQNWLKDPIEWHFIGPLQSNKTRLVAEHFDWMQTLERAKIADRLAAQRPSDMAPLQVCIQVNISQEPAKSGVLLEDVAALAAHIAKQPALSLRGLMAIPQKLEQGQELAAQFAAMQQKFSELQQQYSSVDTLSMGMSGDMQMAINNGSTMVRVGSAIFGQRN; encoded by the coding sequence ATGAGCAGTATTACCCAAGCACTTCAATTTGTTAACCAAGAAATTCAGCAAGCGTTAGCTAAAGCACATCGCCCAGCTGATGCTGTTGATTTGTTAGCCGTTAGTAAAACCAAACCTTTGAATGATATTGCAACAGCCTACCAGGCGGGCCAGCGCAGCTTTGGTGAAAACTATGTGCAAGAGGGCGTAGACAAAATCATCGAAAGCCAACAACAAAACTGGCTAAAAGACCCCATAGAGTGGCACTTTATTGGCCCCTTGCAGTCCAACAAAACTCGCCTCGTGGCCGAGCACTTTGATTGGATGCAAACTCTTGAGCGGGCAAAAATTGCTGACCGCTTAGCGGCACAGCGCCCTAGCGACATGGCGCCCTTGCAGGTATGCATACAAGTAAATATTAGCCAAGAACCGGCTAAATCAGGCGTATTGCTAGAAGATGTAGCAGCTTTGGCTGCACACATTGCGAAACAGCCCGCCTTAAGCTTGCGCGGTTTAATGGCCATTCCACAAAAGCTTGAGCAAGGCCAAGAACTGGCGGCTCAATTTGCCGCCATGCAACAAAAGTTCAGCGAATTACAGCAACAATATTCTAGTGTTGATACTCTTTCCATGGGAATGAGTGGCGACATGCAAATGGCAATCAATAACGGCAGTACCATGGTTAGGGTGGGCAGCGCGATATTTGGCCAACGAAACTAA
- the proC gene encoding pyrroline-5-carboxylate reductase produces MTARIAFIGGGNMASSLIGGLLANGANPSSITASDPNTEQQQNLKQQFSVNVTGDNNQAIAQSDVIVLAVKPQLMAVVCQAIADAGNDLSSKLFVSIAAGVSVKRLKSLLGEQVAIVRTMPNTPALVGRGMTGLYAPADVSQEQNASAEQLMQAVGETCWVENEDDINHIIAAAGSAPAYFFLFMEAMQQQAEQLGFSPEQARSLVQQSALGSAELVAANPDLDLATLRANVTSKGGTTAEAIRVFEEQGLRKVVANAMDAAVERGREMESLF; encoded by the coding sequence ATGACAGCTCGAATTGCGTTTATTGGCGGTGGTAACATGGCCAGCAGTTTAATTGGCGGCTTACTCGCTAATGGCGCAAACCCAAGCAGCATTACCGCGAGTGACCCAAATACCGAGCAGCAGCAAAACCTTAAGCAGCAGTTTTCGGTGAATGTAACTGGCGATAACAATCAAGCCATTGCACAAAGCGATGTGATTGTATTGGCGGTAAAGCCGCAGCTAATGGCAGTGGTGTGCCAAGCAATAGCCGATGCGGGCAACGACTTAAGCAGCAAGCTGTTTGTGTCTATTGCTGCCGGTGTAAGCGTTAAGCGCTTAAAAAGTTTACTGGGCGAGCAGGTTGCCATTGTGCGCACCATGCCTAATACTCCAGCATTGGTTGGCCGCGGTATGACTGGTTTATACGCACCAGCAGATGTTAGCCAAGAGCAAAACGCTAGCGCCGAGCAACTAATGCAAGCAGTGGGAGAAACCTGCTGGGTGGAAAATGAAGATGATATCAACCACATTATTGCGGCTGCAGGCAGTGCCCCCGCTTATTTCTTCCTGTTTATGGAGGCTATGCAACAGCAAGCGGAGCAACTAGGCTTTAGCCCTGAACAAGCTCGAAGCTTAGTTCAGCAATCAGCCTTAGGCAGTGCCGAATTAGTTGCAGCTAACCCAGACCTTGATTTAGCGACACTTCGGGCCAATGTTACTTCTAAGGGAGGAACGACTGCCGAGGCAATTCGTGTTTTTGAAGAACAAGGCTTACGTAAAGTAGTCGCCAATGCCATGGACGCTGCCGTTGAACGCGGACGCGAAATGGAAAGTTTGTTTTAA